The genomic region CTTCTGGAGGCGGACCTCGTCCCGGTCCTGCCAGTTGCCCCAGTCCTGTTCGCGCAGCCGGGGCTCCTCGCGCACCCGTATGAGCCCCGGGTCGAGGCGGAAGGCGCGCAGCGTCTCGTGGGTGCGGCGGTACGGGGAGACGTACACGCTGACGCGTTCGCCGCCGAACAGCTCGCGCAACCGCTCGCCCGTCGCCTCCGCCTGCCGCCGGCCCCGCTCGGTCAGCGCCAGGGCGTGGTCGGGTTCACGCTCGTACACGGAGTCATCAACATTGCCCGTTGACTCCCCGTGCCGGACAAGGACGATGCGCCGTGGTCGTGCCATGCCAAAACCCTAGATCGGGTGAGGGGCCGTCGAGCACTCGTACCTGCCCATACAGCGTAGGTCACACACATCCTGCACCACAGATCACACAGGTCGCGCGGCTGACTACCGGAACACCTCGGTCCGACCCGCTCGGAGATCAGACCGTCCAGCTCGGTTCCATGTCCACGACGTCCCCGGTCAGCGCCGCCACGTCCGCTTCCGTCTGGGCCCGCAGGGCGAGCCGCTCCACGCGCTCGGTGCGGTACTTGCCGTGCTCGGCGGCCGACCGCCACATGGACAGCACCATGAACTCGTTCCCGGGTGCTTCGCCGAACAGCCCGCGCACCATGCCGGGCGAGCCGGCCATCGCCGGGTTCCAGACCTTCTCCTGCATCAGCACGAAGTGCTCGACCCGCTCCTCGTGGACACGGCAGAGCGCCACCCGCAGCAGGTCGGCGTCCGTGAAGCGCGGTTCGAAGCCGGTCTTCACGTCGAAGCGGTGGTCGAAGAGCCTGACCTGGGCGTCCTTGAACGTGCCCGACTGGGCCGACGCGAGCCGGTCGTGGGACCGCGCCATGAAGGAGTCGTAGAAGGCGCGGCTCTCCCAGAACGCGAAGATGTGCGCCACGTCCGGCCGCCGCCGGCTCCAGCCACCCCCCTGCCCCCGAAACCCCGGCTCCCCCAGAAGCCCCGCCCACTTCCGCTGCCCCCGCTCGAAACCGCGGCGGTCCACCACGGTGCAGCGAATCCACTTGACCAGCACCGCGCCATGGTAAGGCCACGGAGCGTGGCGCCGGTCACTCTCGGCTGGACCGCTCTCCGGCGCGCGCACCTGCACGCGTGGCAGGATGGACAAACAGTCATGGCCGCCCGGCAGTTGCGGCGAACGGGCGGGTCGGTACGGGGAAGGGGACGCTGGTGGACGGGCTGAACAAGGGGCTGCGCAAGGTCGAGATCGCGGTGCGGTGGGATCCCAGTCCGGCGGGGCAGCCGTCCACCGACCTGGACCTCGTCGCGGCGACCTATCTGGCGGACGAACCGCACGGTGATCCCGCCTATGTGGTGCACTTCGACAGCCGCTCCCCCGACGGCACCATCTATCTCAACCGGGACAGCAAGGACGGCCAGGGCTTCGGTTACGACGAGGTCATGACGCTGGAACTCGACCGGCTCGACGGCCGCTACGCGCGCGTGGTGGTCGGTGTCGTCATCCAGCAGCGCCCGGCGGAGCGCACTTTCGTCAGTGTGGTGAATCCCGGGCTGCGGATCCGCGAGGGGTACACGGTCCTGACCGAGGACGACTTCGGGGGTGTCCTCGGGGCCACGGCGGCGACGGTCGCGGAGTTCGTCCGGGAGGGTTCCGGTCCCTGGAACTTCCGCCCCGGCCTGCGTGGTTTCGAGGGCGACCCCGTGGACTTCGCCAGGACGATGGGTGCCGCACACCGGCCGTGAGCTTTCCCGGGAGAGCCTGCCGGGACCAGGAGCGAACTCGGTCTTCCCGGACGGCTGGGACTGCGAGGCCCGGCTGGTCGACGGCCGCTGGATCGAGCGCCGACCGCGCCGCCCGGACGTGGAGCGGCAATCCCGGACGGAAGCCCGCCTGCTGCCATGGCTCGCACCGCACCTGCACTCGCTGTGCCGGTGCCCCGCGTCGTGTCGGCCGGCCCGCTCACCGTTCGGCACGTCTTGGCCCCGGGTGAACCCCTGGAGGAGCTGGACGCCGCCCAGGGACGCGCCTTGGGACTTCCCTGCGGGCCTTGCAGGGGGCAGACACCGATGAGGCCGTGCGACGGGGGTGCCACCCGCGCGGGACGTGCTCCCCGAACGCGCCGCCCTGGCGGACGACTTCCGGACCCGCTTGCTGCCCCTCCTGCCGCCGGACCGGCGCGGAACCGCCTCCGGCCTGCGGAAGGTCGTCAGCGCGCTGCCCACCGAGGCCCTCGTCCACGGGGATCTCGGACAACGGCACCTCCCCGCCGTTCGCCGACGCCTGCGCCACCGCCTACGTGACACGGCCGGCACCGCGCGAACGCTCCCGGGTCCGGCACCGCCTGGGACCTTGGTACGAGGTCACGACGGGTTGGACACCGGGCGACCGGGACACCGTCCGTTCCGGGCTGGACGGTGTGCTGGGCAGGCTCCCGGCATCCGCAGCCCGTGATGACGACAAGAGGGGCACCGCCCGAAGGCGGTGCCCCTCTGTCATCGGCTCAGGCGGTCGGCGTCAGCTGCAACCGCTGGTCGAGCCGCAGCCCTCGCAGATGTAGCAGGAACCGGCGCGCTGCATCTTCGTACCGCAGGAGAAGCACAGCGGCGCGTCGGCCTGGATGCCCAGCTGCATCTCCACCAGTTCGGCGCTGGTGTGGGCCTGCTGCGGGGCGGGCTTGGCCGCCTCTTCGTTCTTCGGCGCGGAGACGGCCTTCAGCTCCTGGGCCCGCGGCGCCGACTGGGCCAGGCCCTCGACGTCGACCTCGTCCTCGTTCGGCTCGTACGAGCCGGTCTCCAGGTGACGCTGACGCTCCTCGGCGGAGTGGATGCCGAGCGCGGAGCGCGTCTCGAACGGCAGGAAGTCCAGCGCCAGGCGGCGGAAGATGTAGTCGACGATGGACTGCGCCATCCGCACGTCCGGGTCGTCCGTCATACCGGCCGGCTCGAAGCGCATGTTCGTGAACTTCGAGACGTACGTCTCCAGCGGAACGCCGTACTGGAGGCCGACCGAGACCGCGATGGAGAAGGCGTCCATCATGCCCGCGAGGGTCGAACCCTGCTTGGACATCTTCAGGAAGACCTCGCCCAGACCGTCGTCCGGGTAGGAGTTGGCGGTCATGTAGCCCTCGGCGCCGCCGACGGTGAAGGACGTGGTGATGCCGGGACGTCCCTTCGGGAGGCGCTTGCGGACCGGGCGGTACTCGACGACCTTCTCGACCTTGGCCTCGACGGCGGCGGGCTCCTCGGCCTTCTCCTCCCACTTCTTGGTGGAGAGCGGCTGGCCTACCTTGCAGTTGTCGCGGTAGATCGCGAGCGCCTTGACGCCCAGCTTCCAGGCCTCGAAGTAGATCTCCTCGACCTCCTCGACGGTCGCCGTCTCCGGCATGTTGACCGTCTTGGAGATGGCACCGGAGATCCACGGCTGGATCGCGGCCATCATCCGGACGTGGCCCATCGGGGAGATGGCCCGCTCGCCCATGGCGCAGTCGAACACCTCGTAGTGCTCGGGCTTGAGGCCCGGGGCGTCGATCACGTTGCCGTGCTCGGCGATGTGGGCGACGATCGCCTCGATCTGCTCTTCCAGGTAGCCCAGGCGGCGCAGGGCCTGCGGGACGGTGCCGTTGACGATCTGCATCGAGCCGCCGCCGACCAGCTTCTTGAACTTGACCAGGGCGAGGTCGGGTTCGACACCGGTGGTGTCGCAGGACATCGCGAGGCCGATGGTGCCGGTCGGGGCGAGCACGGACGCCTGGGAGTTACGGAAACCGTTCTTCTCGCCGAGGCGCAGCACGTCCTGCCACGACTCGCTGGCGGCGGCCCACACCGGGGTGTCCAGGTCGTCCATGCGGACGGCCTTGTCGTTGGCGTCGGAGTGCTGCTTCATGACGCGCTTGTGGGCGTCGGCGTTGCGGGCGTAGCCGTCGTACGGGCCGACGACCGCGGCGAGTTCGGCGGAGCGGCGGTACGCCGTGCCGGTCATCAGGGAGGTGATGGCGCCGGCGAGGGAGCGACCACCGTCGGAGTCGTAGGCGTGGCCGGTGGCCATCAGCAGGGCGCCGAGGTTGGCGTAGCCGATGCCGAGCTGGCGGAACGCGCGCGTGTTCTCGCCGATCTTCTGGGTCGGGAAGTCGGCGAAGCAGATCGAGATGTCCATCGCGGTGATGACCAGCTCGACGACCTTCTGGAAGCGCTCGGCCTCGAAGGACTGGTTGCCCTTGCCGTCGTCCTTCAGGAACTTCATCAGGTTCAGCGAGGCCAGGTTGCAGGACGTGTTGTCCAGGTGCATGTACTCGCTGCACGGGTTCGACGCGGTGATCCGGCCGGACTCGGGGCAGGTGTGCCAGTTGTTGATGGTGTCGTCGTACTGGATGCCGGGGTCGGCGCAGGCCCAGGCGGCCTCGGCGATCTTGCGGAAGAGCTGCTTGGCGTCGACCTCCTCGATGACCTCGCCGGTCATCCGGCCGCGCAGCCCGAACTGGCCACCCTGCTCGACGGCCTTCATGAACTCGTCGTTCACACGGACCGAGTTGTTGGCGTTCTGGTACTGGACGGACGCGATGTCGTCGCCGCCCAGGTCCATGTCGAAGCCCGCGTCGCGCAGGACGCGGATCTTCTCCTCTTCCTTGACCTTGGTCTCGATGAAGTCCTCGATGTCGGGGTGGTCCACGTCGAGGACGACCATCTTGGCGGCGCGGCGGGTGGCACCACCGGACTTGATCGTTCCTGCGGAGGCGTCGGCGCCGCGCATGAAGGAGACCGGACCGGAGGCGTTGCCGCCGGAGGACAGCAGCTCCTTGGAGGAACGGATCCGGGAGAGGTTCAGGCCGGCACCGGAGCCGCCCTTGAAGATCATGCCCTCTTCCTTGTACCAGTCGAGGATCGACTCCATGGAGTCGTCGACGGACAGGATGAAGCAGGCGGAGACCTGCTGGGGCTGCTTGGTGCCGACGTTGAACCAGACAGGGCTGTTGAAGCTGAAGATCTGGTGCAGGAGGGCGTACGCCAGCTCGTGCTCGAAGATCTCGGCGTCGGCGGGCGAGGCGAAGTACTTGTGGTCCTCGCCGGCCTTCCGGTACGTCTTCACGATGCGGTCGATCAGCTGCTTGAGGCTGGTCTCGCGCTGCGGGGTGCCGACGGCACCGCGGAAGTACTTGCTGGTGACGATGTTGACCGCGTTCACCGACCAGAAGTCGGGGAACTCGACGCCACGCTGCTCGAAGTTGACCGAGCCGTCGCGCCAGTTGGTCATGACGACGTCACGGCGCTCCCAGGCCACCTCGTCGTAGGGGTGGACCCCAGGGGTGGTGTGGATGCGCTCGATACGCAGGCCCTTGCTCGCCTTGGCGCTCTTGGCGCGGGAACTCCGTGCCGGACCGCTCGCCGTCTCTGTCATGCCGCCTCCCTGTACGGGCGAAAACGCCCTGAAGTGCCCCGTTGTTCCCGTGGCACGGTGTTCTGTCTGGTGCTGCGGGCACCCACTCACATCGCCCGCAGCAGGTCTTCGTGTCGCCGCCGCCCGGCCGGTCCCGGAGCTGCCGTCCGGGTCCGGCCCGCCGGTCAGTCGGCGGCGCCTGCGGGCTCGGGGACGTGTCCCGTCCCTCCGGGCCCGCGGTCGTCTTCCTGGCTCCCCGCCCCAGCGTCCTCGCGGTCTCCGTCGTCCGCGTCGGGGCGTCCCGTCTCTTCCCTGAGCTCCGCGATGGCCGCCTCGAAGTCCTCGAGCGAGTCGAACGCCCGGTAGACCGAGGCGAATCGCAGGTACGCGACGAGATCGAGCTCCTGCAACGGGCCGAGTATGGCCAGCCCCACGTCGTGGGTGGTCAGCTCGGCGCTTCCGGTGGCCCGCACCGCCTCCTCGACCCGCTGGCCGAGCTGGGCGAGCGCGTCCTCGGTGACGGGCCGCCCCTGACACGCCTTGCGCACACCATTGATGATCTTGGTACGGCTGAAGGGTTCGGTGACTCCGGACCGCTTGACCACCATGAGCGAGCACGTCTCCACGGTCGTGAAACGACGGGAGCAGTCAGGGCACTGGCGGCGCCTGCGGATGGACGTGCCGTCGTCGGTCGTACGGCTGTCGACGACACGGCTGTCGGGGTGCCTGCAGAAGGGGCAGTGCATGAACTCCAACCCTCCTCACAGCAGACTCATAGGCATCGCTGGGCTTCTTTCGCCCCACGAAGCAGCCCCAAGCATAGGCGATGACCATGGGCGCGAAGACCCGGGGGACCACAACTTGTGGGCTGCTGCTGCAATCCAACCACTAGATGTGGGGATTGGCTCATACATGCACGCCGTACGCGCGAGTCGCGCGCATAGACGCAGGTGACACGCGACCGGCCAGCCGCGCCGGCCTCGTATGCCCCTCAGGGCCACCGCCGCACACGCGCGGTCGGCCTCACCAGCCTCATCCGTACACGCACAGCGGTATCGCTGCGACACATGCGGAGATACCGTGGGCGCCGCGAGGAGGGGACGTGGGACTCCCGCACAGATGAGGGCTGGCCCCGGGGCA from Streptomyces chartreusis NRRL 3882 harbors:
- a CDS encoding YdbC family protein; translation: MLVKWIRCTVVDRRGFERGQRKWAGLLGEPGFRGQGGGWSRRRPDVAHIFAFWESRAFYDSFMARSHDRLASAQSGTFKDAQVRLFDHRFDVKTGFEPRFTDADLLRVALCRVHEERVEHFVLMQEKVWNPAMAGSPGMVRGLFGEAPGNEFMVLSMWRSAAEHGKYRTERVERLALRAQTEADVAALTGDVVDMEPSWTV
- a CDS encoding TerD family protein, with amino-acid sequence MDGLNKGLRKVEIAVRWDPSPAGQPSTDLDLVAATYLADEPHGDPAYVVHFDSRSPDGTIYLNRDSKDGQGFGYDEVMTLELDRLDGRYARVVVGVVIQQRPAERTFVSVVNPGLRIREGYTVLTEDDFGGVLGATAATVAEFVREGSGPWNFRPGLRGFEGDPVDFARTMGAAHRP
- a CDS encoding vitamin B12-dependent ribonucleotide reductase — its product is MTETASGPARSSRAKSAKASKGLRIERIHTTPGVHPYDEVAWERRDVVMTNWRDGSVNFEQRGVEFPDFWSVNAVNIVTSKYFRGAVGTPQRETSLKQLIDRIVKTYRKAGEDHKYFASPADAEIFEHELAYALLHQIFSFNSPVWFNVGTKQPQQVSACFILSVDDSMESILDWYKEEGMIFKGGSGAGLNLSRIRSSKELLSSGGNASGPVSFMRGADASAGTIKSGGATRRAAKMVVLDVDHPDIEDFIETKVKEEEKIRVLRDAGFDMDLGGDDIASVQYQNANNSVRVNDEFMKAVEQGGQFGLRGRMTGEVIEEVDAKQLFRKIAEAAWACADPGIQYDDTINNWHTCPESGRITASNPCSEYMHLDNTSCNLASLNLMKFLKDDGKGNQSFEAERFQKVVELVITAMDISICFADFPTQKIGENTRAFRQLGIGYANLGALLMATGHAYDSDGGRSLAGAITSLMTGTAYRRSAELAAVVGPYDGYARNADAHKRVMKQHSDANDKAVRMDDLDTPVWAAASESWQDVLRLGEKNGFRNSQASVLAPTGTIGLAMSCDTTGVEPDLALVKFKKLVGGGSMQIVNGTVPQALRRLGYLEEQIEAIVAHIAEHGNVIDAPGLKPEHYEVFDCAMGERAISPMGHVRMMAAIQPWISGAISKTVNMPETATVEEVEEIYFEAWKLGVKALAIYRDNCKVGQPLSTKKWEEKAEEPAAVEAKVEKVVEYRPVRKRLPKGRPGITTSFTVGGAEGYMTANSYPDDGLGEVFLKMSKQGSTLAGMMDAFSIAVSVGLQYGVPLETYVSKFTNMRFEPAGMTDDPDVRMAQSIVDYIFRRLALDFLPFETRSALGIHSAEERQRHLETGSYEPNEDEVDVEGLAQSAPRAQELKAVSAPKNEEAAKPAPQQAHTSAELVEMQLGIQADAPLCFSCGTKMQRAGSCYICEGCGSTSGCS
- the nrdR gene encoding transcriptional regulator NrdR; translation: MHCPFCRHPDSRVVDSRTTDDGTSIRRRRQCPDCSRRFTTVETCSLMVVKRSGVTEPFSRTKIINGVRKACQGRPVTEDALAQLGQRVEEAVRATGSAELTTHDVGLAILGPLQELDLVAYLRFASVYRAFDSLEDFEAAIAELREETGRPDADDGDREDAGAGSQEDDRGPGGTGHVPEPAGAAD